In Bifidobacterium sp. ESL0745, one DNA window encodes the following:
- a CDS encoding dihydroorotate dehydrogenase electron transfer subunit: MPTLTTETIERQAAAAGRKPGRRTDEVVSTSVLSEGVYELVIRDPYVARTVKPAQFVNLYPVDATMALPRPFGVAGVEDDDVTLIYQIVGAGTREFSRLQAGDTVNVLGPLGKPFDFSAWWANYVLVGGGLGIPPLLYAAQTLADGGEAAYVTSVFGYRDVHFADELVKPYAECMHSISNKDGNVIDLLNSIEDELKASEQLPVILCCGPTPMMKAVAAWASVRGIPAQFSLEARMGCGYGACVACVVDTPNGRLKVCKDGPVFTTEQLGWEA; encoded by the coding sequence ATGCCCACACTCACCACGGAAACCATCGAACGACAAGCCGCTGCAGCCGGACGAAAGCCGGGAAGACGCACCGATGAGGTAGTTTCGACGTCGGTGCTGTCTGAAGGTGTCTACGAACTGGTCATTCGGGACCCTTATGTCGCCCGAACCGTGAAGCCGGCACAGTTTGTGAATCTCTATCCCGTCGATGCCACGATGGCTCTGCCTCGCCCGTTCGGCGTGGCCGGAGTCGAGGACGATGACGTGACCCTCATCTATCAGATCGTCGGTGCCGGAACGCGCGAATTCTCGCGGTTGCAGGCCGGCGACACCGTCAACGTACTCGGTCCTCTCGGCAAGCCCTTTGATTTCAGCGCTTGGTGGGCCAACTATGTGTTGGTCGGCGGAGGATTAGGCATTCCGCCGCTGCTTTATGCGGCGCAGACACTGGCTGACGGTGGTGAAGCTGCATACGTCACTTCCGTTTTCGGTTACCGTGACGTTCATTTCGCGGACGAGTTGGTGAAGCCTTACGCCGAGTGCATGCATAGCATCAGCAATAAGGACGGCAACGTCATCGATTTGCTGAATTCGATTGAAGACGAGCTCAAGGCGTCCGAGCAGCTGCCGGTCATCCTTTGCTGTGGGCCGACGCCGATGATGAAAGCAGTTGCGGCCTGGGCAAGTGTCCGTGGTATTCCCGCCCAATTCAGCCTTGAGGCCCGTATGGGCTGCGGGTATGGGGCGTGCGTGGCCTGTGTGGTCGATACGCCGAACGGCAGGTTGAAAGTATGCAAGGACGGTCCCGTTTTCACCACCGAACAACTTGGCTGGGAGGCGTGA
- the pyrF gene encoding orotidine-5'-phosphate decarboxylase, which yields MDRLIEAIEAKDNPSVVGLDPTQALVPPQAFTMEIEFSEKDLEAFIKGLRSSNSPGDQRVLASIDNADGMEAKIKAAKDALEQADPGAEIVEGFYEFNCAIIDAVKDIVPAVKPQIAMYEAYGPIGFDIYRLTCEYAQKQGLYVLGDIKRGDIGSTAAAYAKHLTGVNSLKDDCNGQPWSEDAVTVNPYFGTDGIIPFTDAAKQTDKDVFALVRTSNPSSKEIQELELADGDRLYEHVADLVEGWGADSVGKYGYSRLGAVIGATHPEQGRKLRERMPHTFFLVPGYGAQGGTAADAVQMFDKNGRGAIVNSSRGIIGAWKKSGEYREEMTKEEALDLVGRSARASAIAMRDDLRKALH from the coding sequence ATGGATCGACTGATTGAGGCAATCGAAGCCAAAGACAATCCCAGCGTCGTCGGGTTGGATCCTACACAGGCGCTGGTGCCTCCGCAGGCTTTCACCATGGAGATCGAATTCAGCGAGAAGGATCTCGAGGCATTCATTAAAGGATTGAGGAGCAGCAACAGTCCTGGAGATCAGCGAGTTCTGGCTTCAATCGACAATGCCGATGGCATGGAAGCCAAGATCAAGGCTGCGAAAGATGCCTTGGAACAGGCTGATCCGGGTGCCGAGATCGTTGAAGGCTTCTATGAGTTCAACTGCGCCATCATCGACGCCGTGAAAGACATCGTGCCGGCCGTCAAGCCGCAAATCGCCATGTATGAGGCATACGGTCCCATCGGTTTTGATATCTACCGTTTGACCTGTGAATATGCGCAGAAGCAGGGACTGTATGTGCTCGGTGACATCAAGCGAGGTGACATCGGTTCGACCGCCGCCGCGTACGCCAAGCATCTGACCGGCGTCAATTCTCTGAAAGACGACTGCAATGGCCAGCCGTGGAGCGAGGATGCCGTTACCGTAAATCCCTATTTCGGCACCGATGGCATCATCCCATTCACCGACGCGGCCAAGCAAACCGACAAGGACGTGTTTGCGCTCGTACGCACTTCGAACCCATCCAGCAAGGAGATTCAGGAACTCGAACTTGCCGATGGCGACAGGCTGTACGAGCATGTCGCTGACCTCGTGGAAGGTTGGGGCGCTGATTCGGTTGGGAAGTATGGCTATTCGCGGCTGGGTGCTGTGATCGGGGCGACCCATCCTGAACAGGGCCGAAAACTGCGCGAACGTATGCCACATACGTTCTTCCTTGTTCCCGGCTACGGAGCACAGGGCGGTACCGCCGCCGATGCCGTACAGATGTTCGACAAGAACGGACGTGGTGCCATCGTCAACTCGTCTCGTGGCATCATCGGCGCGTGGAAGAAGTCGGGGGAGTACCGCGAGGAAATGACCAAGGAGGAAGCGCTTGACTTGGTAGGGCGCAGTGCCCGAGCCTCAGCCATCGCGATGCGCGACGACTTGAGAAAAGCCCTGCACTGA